From one Dermacentor variabilis isolate Ectoservices chromosome 3, ASM5094787v1, whole genome shotgun sequence genomic stretch:
- the ox gene encoding ubiquinol-cytochrome C reductase complex subunit oxen, whose translation MAGGFATTLYNGVFKRSSTFALAAIVGAFFVERITDITANTIFESVNKGKLWKDIKGQYE comes from the exons ATGGCTGGTGGTTTTGCGACCACACTGTACAACGGTGTCTTCAAGAGATCCTCGACATTTGCGTTAGCCGCAATTGTGGGCGCATTTTTCGTGGAGCGCATCACGGACATCACAGCGAACACGATCTTCGAGTCGGTGAATAAAGGG AAGCTGTGGAAAGATATCAAGGGCCAGTACGAGTAG
- the Tfb4 gene encoding transcription factor B4: MPCEDEGSLLVTIIDTNPCASLLQNEEGIVSRFLDAATVFCNSHLMLNPCNRLAVIACHSHKSIFLYPKAQPSAQETVSVDGQYELFSEVTNAIKEGVKELVLSDKCESPISETLLTGGLSLALCYIHRIEKETAGQKKIASRILVLSASGESASQYLNFMNVFFTAQKKNVIIDACVLEKDSGLLQQGCDITGGKYMKVPNHTGLLQYLLWLFLPDKSTRDYLVFPPPVHVDYRAACFCHRNLIEIGYVCSVCLSIFCAFSPICSTCQTAFKFTGPLPSLLKAKKKKQKLGI; this comes from the exons ATGCCCTGCG AAGATGAAGGGAGCTTGTTGGTCACGATCATCGACACAAATCCTTGCGCCAGTTTACTTCAGAATGAAGAG GGGATAGTATCAAGGTTTCTCGATGCGGCCACCGTGTTCTGCAATTCGCATCTGATGCTCAACCCATGCAACAGGTTGGCAGTCATTGCCTGCCATTCACACAAAAG CATTTTCCTTTACCCCAAAGCTCAGCCCTCTGCCCAAGAAACTGTCTCAGTGGATGGGCAGTACGAACTCTTCAGCGAAGTTACAAATGCCATCAAGGAAGGCGTTAAAGAACTAGTTTTGTCAG ATAAGTGTGAATCACCCATTTCGGAAACCCTGCTGACAGGAGGACTCAGCCTTGCCCTTTGTT ACATTCACAGGATAGAAAAGGAGACGGCAGGTCAGAAAAAAATAGCATCCCGAATACTG GTGCTATCTGCATCAGGTGAAAGTGCTTCTCAGTACCTCAACTTCATGAATGTCTTCTTTACTGCACAGAAAAAG AACGTCATCATAGATGCATGTGTCCTTGAAAAGGACTCTGGCTTGCTTCAGCAG GGCTGTGACATCACTGGTGGGAAGTACATGAAGGTGCCAAACCACACAGGTCTCCTACAGTACTTACTG TGGCTGTTCCTTCCGGATAAGTCAACAAGGGACTATTTGGTATTCCCACCACCAGTTCATGTAGACTACAGAGCAGCCTGTTTTTGCCACCGGAATCTCATCGAGATCGGCTACGTATGCTCGGTCTGCCTTTCCA TTTTTTGTGCATTCAGTCCCATCTGCTCTACATGCCA GACTGCCTTCAAGTTCACTGGGCCTTTACCATCACTGCTTAAAGCcaagaagaaaaaacagaaacTCGGGATCTAG
- the Vkor gene encoding vitamin-K epoxide reductase codes for MLPANHQARRRRLKIYNTVVCFLGVLVSVYAYIVETRVEHDPKYAPMCDLSPNVSCTKAFNSSYGKGLGLLQRFVGSDSILVQPNSVYGIIFYCTVLICGMFDGRRWDKLHLALCILSNITSVYLAYLLYFVLYALCVVCVTTYVCNALLLVGSIYRLSAADVKAKKA; via the exons ATGTTACCCGCGAACCATCAAGCGAGGCGAAGACGCCTCAAAATTTACAACACCGTGGTCTGCTTCCTGGGTGTTCTGGTTTCGGTGTACGCCTACATCGTCGAAACTCGTGTGGAGCACGACCCAAAGTACGCGCCGATGTGCGATCTGAGTCCGAACGTCAGCTGCACCAAGGCGTTCAATTCCTC GTACGGCAAAGGATTGGGGCTTCTCCAACGTTTCGTAGGTTCCGACTCTATACTCGTGCAGCCCAACAGTGTCTATGGAATCATATTCTACTGCACCGTATTGATCTGTG GTATGTTCGATGGAAGACGCTGGGACAAATTGCACCTTGCTCTCTGCATCCTGTCCAACATCACATCAGTCTACCTCGCCTACCTCCTTTACTTCGTACTGTACGCCCTCTGCGTGGTTTGCGTAACAACATATGTGTGCAACGCATTGCTCCTTGTAGGCAGCATATACCGTCTGAGTGCTGCTGATGTGAAAGCAAAAAAGGCGTAA